The nucleotide window AGCCGGTGTAGGTGTGAGTCAGGCAAAAGCTGGCCGAGCTGGCCTCTACCACGGCTTGCAGCTCCTTGGCTTCGGCCAAAGAAAAGGTCATGGGCTTGTCAAGGATGACATGGAAGCCGTTTTCCAGGGCCAGCCTGGCCGGGGCAAAGTGCAGGTGGTTGGGCGTGACGATGGAAACGACCTGCACGCGCTGCTCGGCGGGCAGCTCTTTCTCGCGCTGGATCAGTTCCTCGTAAGAGTCGTACACCCGCTCGGGCTGGAGGCCTAGCAGCTGCCCGCTGGCCCGGGAGGTGTCGGGGTTGCTGCTGAAGGCCCCGGCTACCAAGTCGTAGAGCCCATCCAGAGCGGCGGCGTGTCGGTGTACGGCCCCGATAAAGGCCCCTTGCCCGCCGCCTATCATTGCTAATCGTAGTTTCATCCGGTTCAAGTACGCAGATTATCCGCTGAAACAAGCGGTGTAGAGACGCATATTTGCGTCTTACCTATGCTGATATTTACAGCGTAGGTTCGTTCAGGGTCCTCGTTCAACGATAAGACGCAAATATGCGTCTCTACCTCGTTTAGGTTGTAGCCCAGGCCCGGTCGCCTTTTTTGTAGGGCACGCAGCCGTCGTATTTGCCGGGCACGGGCAGGTAGCGCAAGGCCTTGGTGCTGCCCACTTCGGAGGTGAAGTAGCCTAGCAAGGTCAGCTCCTTGAGCATGCGGAAGTAGTGGTTGGGCGCCTCTAGGGTCTTGGTTTTGCTGTAGTTTTTCTGCTCGGCGTCCAGGGCCGTGAGCAGGACCGTGCGCTGCTCCGGAGTACTTTCCAGGAAGCCTTTGCCATTTTTCTGCTTGCTGGCTTGTTCTAGTTTGGTAATGCCCTCCAAGAAAATTTGCTGGTCGTCGGGCTTGTAGCAGTCCTTGACCATGACGGCCATGAACGAGCCCACGTCGGCGGCTTTGGCCCCAGGCGTTTTGGTGGTGGGCAGGATAGTTTCGCCTACTTCGTTGAGGTATGCTACCTGGTCCTGGCTCAGAAAGGGCTTTTCCTTTTTCGCGGCCGTGGTGGCTTTGGTATCCTTTTCTTCGGCAGGCGAGGAGCAGCTGCTCAAAAAATAGTCACCGCCGATAAGGGTGCCGCCCATGATGAGGGCTACCCGGGTGAGGGCGTCTCTTCTGTTCATTGTCGTACGGATTAGACGTTTTGCTTTTTCAGCTCACTTACCGCGTGGTCCACGGCGCGGGCGGTGAGTGCCATGTAAGTCAGTGACGGGTTCTGGCAGGCCGAGGAAGTCATGCAGGCCCCATCCGTTACGTACACGTTGGGCGCATCCCAGACCTGGTTGTGCTGGTTGAGTACCGACGTTTTCGGGTCGCGGCCCATGCGGGCAGTGCCCATTTCGTGGATGCCCCCGCCCATGGCGTAGCCGTTGTTGTAAGTCTTGACGTTTTTGAGCCCGGCCTTCTCCAGCATTTCTTGGGCGTCCTGCATCATGTCGATGCGCATCTTCTGCTCGTTGTCCCGAATGCTGGCGTCGAGGGCCAGCACGGGCAGGCCCCACTTGTCCTTCTTGTCTTTGTCGAGGAAGGCGCGGTTGTCGTGATAGGGCAGGGTTTCGCCGAACGCGCCCAGGCCCATGGTCCAGGCTCCCGGTTCCGACAAGGCATCTTTCAGCTCCCCGCCGATGCTCATTTCGGCAATTTCCCGGCTCCAGCCTTCCCGGCCCGCGCCGCCCTGGTAGCCAAAGC belongs to Hymenobacter cellulosilyticus and includes:
- a CDS encoding gluconate 2-dehydrogenase subunit 3 family protein translates to MNRRDALTRVALIMGGTLIGGDYFLSSCSSPAEEKDTKATTAAKKEKPFLSQDQVAYLNEVGETILPTTKTPGAKAADVGSFMAVMVKDCYKPDDQQIFLEGITKLEQASKQKNGKGFLESTPEQRTVLLTALDAEQKNYSKTKTLEAPNHYFRMLKELTLLGYFTSEVGSTKALRYLPVPGKYDGCVPYKKGDRAWATT